The following proteins are co-located in the Pedobacter frigiditerrae genome:
- a CDS encoding bifunctional 3,4-dihydroxy-2-butanone-4-phosphate synthase/GTP cyclohydrolase II, with amino-acid sequence MEIKLNTIEEALEEIKAGKIIIVVDDEDRENEGDFITAARNVTPEVINFMSKYGRGLICAPLIEDLCIDLKLDLMVQNNTVLHQTPFTVSVDLIGQGCTTGISTHDRAKTVQALINPDTKPEDLGRPGHIFPLKAKREGVLRRTGHTEATIDIARLAGFEPAGVLVEIMNDDGTMARLPELMVIAEQHQLKIISIKDLIAYRLAAESLIRQEVAVNLPTQWGDFKMTAYTQLSNGATHLAITKGEWKEGEPILARIHSSCVTGDIFGSCRCDCGPQLHKALQMLEQEGKGIVVYMNQEGRGIGLVNKLRSYNLQDAGYDTVEANIELGFKGDERDYGVGAQILRAQGVTKMRLMSNNPTKRAGLIGYGLEIVENIPIEIESNKHNESYLITKRDKMGHQIMK; translated from the coding sequence ATGGAAATTAAATTAAATACAATAGAGGAAGCTTTAGAAGAGATAAAAGCTGGTAAAATAATTATTGTAGTAGATGATGAAGATCGCGAAAATGAGGGTGATTTTATTACCGCTGCAAGAAACGTAACGCCAGAAGTAATTAATTTCATGTCTAAGTATGGCAGAGGTTTAATCTGCGCACCGCTGATAGAAGATTTATGCATCGATTTAAAGCTCGATTTAATGGTGCAAAATAATACCGTTCTCCACCAAACTCCTTTTACCGTTTCAGTAGATTTAATTGGACAGGGTTGCACAACAGGAATATCTACACATGATAGAGCGAAAACTGTACAAGCATTAATTAATCCAGATACTAAACCAGAAGATTTAGGAAGGCCAGGGCATATTTTCCCGTTAAAGGCAAAACGAGAAGGCGTGTTGCGCAGAACTGGACATACTGAAGCAACTATAGATATTGCTCGTTTGGCAGGTTTTGAGCCAGCAGGTGTATTGGTAGAGATCATGAATGATGATGGAACTATGGCTCGTTTGCCAGAGTTAATGGTTATTGCAGAACAACACCAGCTTAAAATAATTTCAATTAAAGATTTAATTGCTTACCGTTTAGCGGCAGAGAGTTTAATTAGACAGGAAGTTGCAGTTAACTTGCCAACACAATGGGGCGATTTTAAAATGACAGCCTATACTCAATTGAGCAACGGTGCTACTCATTTGGCCATCACCAAAGGCGAATGGAAAGAAGGTGAGCCAATTTTAGCTAGGATACATAGTTCATGTGTTACTGGAGATATTTTTGGCTCTTGCCGTTGCGATTGTGGACCGCAATTACACAAGGCACTTCAAATGTTAGAGCAAGAAGGAAAAGGTATTGTGGTTTACATGAACCAAGAGGGTAGAGGTATTGGTTTAGTAAATAAGCTTCGCTCATATAACTTGCAGGATGCTGGTTACGATACTGTAGAGGCAAATATAGAATTGGGCTTCAAAGGCGACGAACGTGATTACGGTGTTGGTGCGCAGATTTTAAGAGCACAAGGCGTTACTAAAATGAGGTTAATGTCTAACAATCCAACAAAGAGAGCTGGTTTAATCGGCTATGGTTTAGA